Proteins found in one Candidatus Saccharibacteria bacterium genomic segment:
- a CDS encoding arginase family protein, which produces MINIGLMPYSLGGGVTETESSAQAIFDQLLPHLEQRGIEYGVLEAITPNGLPRVSNSRIKNYAALIGMNRSLKSSLVSSISKEDQILLTLGGDRGSILSSAFATKELYPQAAIVYFSGFGDSFMPGTSSSEWLNNSIVPSLLGRAAAKDLPTKGYRDFEMMIIGPQYLERVELEYIKGQNIKYFGVNQILVGGFKPLIQAIRQTLGHKPVHVFFSMDTMNFQDFPGISQPNQGGFSYREIKLIFSELAKKQIRGISFADQAPEFDHEERTLTLATELILDLVG; this is translated from the coding sequence ATGATAAATATTGGTTTGATGCCTTATAGTTTAGGCGGTGGGGTGACAGAAACTGAATCAAGTGCTCAGGCGATTTTTGATCAGCTTTTGCCTCATCTAGAACAAAGAGGGATTGAATATGGTGTCTTGGAAGCTATTACCCCAAATGGCTTACCAAGAGTTAGCAATTCACGAATCAAAAACTACGCTGCATTGATCGGTATGAATAGGTCACTAAAGTCGAGCCTAGTTTCCAGTATTAGTAAAGAAGACCAGATATTATTGACACTCGGGGGAGATCGAGGTTCGATTTTGTCTTCTGCTTTTGCGACCAAAGAACTTTATCCACAAGCAGCAATAGTTTATTTTTCTGGATTTGGGGATAGCTTTATGCCTGGCACTAGCTCAAGTGAGTGGCTAAATAATTCAATTGTTCCTAGCTTACTTGGTAGGGCAGCAGCTAAAGATCTACCCACTAAGGGCTATAGGGATTTTGAGATGATGATTATTGGCCCGCAGTATCTTGAGAGGGTTGAGCTGGAATATATTAAGGGTCAAAATATCAAATACTTTGGAGTCAACCAAATATTAGTAGGAGGATTCAAGCCACTGATTCAGGCAATTCGTCAAACCCTTGGGCACAAGCCCGTTCATGTATTTTTCTCGATGGATACGATGAACTTTCAAGATTTCCCAGGGATCAGTCAGCCCAACCAGGGTGGATTTAGCTACCGTGAGATTAAGCTAATTTTTTCTGAACTAGCCAAAAAGCAGATTAGGGGAATATCTTTTGCTGATCAAGCACCAGAATTCGATCACGAAGAAAGAACATTGACTTTGGCTACAGAGTTAATATTAGATCTCGTAGGCTAA